The stretch of DNA atgattattttttttaaaactataatattaatattagataTGAGAGttttatctaaaatatattGAGTATATTGaataatttcatttttcaaaatgttaacaaaattttaatcacATGCATTTGCACGGGTCTTCACGCTAGTTTAGATCCACTTGGAATCATAAGCCTTTCTAAATATTTATAGATATACTATATAACATACCTACACTTAGACACAGCAGCTCAACTTCACAACTTAAATCAAACTCCATCAACCTTGGCAATATTGGACCCACGCCCATTTGCATCATTAGCCGCCTCATCAAATTGGGGATTCAAATTCTTTTTACCTTTGGAAGTGACAACATGATCTTTATGAATAACCTTTTCTCCATAGTGGGAACATGCATTTAGAACTTGGGAGAACACCTCCTATGACATGAAAATTAACAAAAGGTATGAAAATGACTCAATCAATGGAATATCcatttaaaaatagcacacataagaaagaaaaaaaagtattatataATAGCACCTGAGTTTCTTTCACTGGTGAGCTAAGCAATATATCCAGTTCAAAAGAAAAGTCATCACTAAGGATATCATTCTTTGGTGTTTTCTcaactttttcattttcatcattAATTAAAGCAGCAACCTCAATCCCTCCAGAAACATCAGGCTATTTTTCAGCCAGATAAAATCTCAGAAGACTCAACAGCAACATTGTCACTTTTGATAGAAGTGCTTGATGACTCCTTCTTAATATCAGTATCCCCTTTTTTCACATGgcacatatttttttagttcAGGCTCCTATTCATATAGCATaagagttaaaaaataaaaaagaatataagAAAAATTTACCACAGCACAATACAAAAAAAACATGAATTTacacaatttaaaaatacttataTGTATATGTAACCTTTTTTGGAGTAGACTCATCATCAGTATCATAATCAGGAAGTTTAAACATAGCAATAATGGTGGAATCATCACATACTCTCCTAACTCGAAAAGTgccaaaaaatttatcaaatccGACACCTTTGGTATCAACCTTCAGCAGCAACTTTTTCCTAATGAGCCCTTAGAATATGGGAGGATAAATATCCCCTATTTTCAACGTAATAGATAAGAAATACATAGATTGAGTAACCCATAACAACCAAAATAAAGAAtatagttataaaaaaaatgaagcacATAAAGTGAACAACACacaaaagaaaactaagaacATACACTTGCATCTTTTTGAACCTCAGTAAACAGATCAACACATgatttcttaaataaataagatgCTTCACGAtcaaagagaacaaaaatacCCTTCCCACTATAATCTTcaagtattattttaattttaaatctgcATAATCGAAAAAAatgtttcaaaataaataataacatgaAACATTATTCTTATAAAAGATCCACAacacaaaatgaaaaaatattttgaacaaaaattttttacttcGGAGTGACATTAGTTATATGCTTCACACAGAAATCACAGTAGTATGCACCATTTTGAGGATAGATACCCTTTTCACACACAAGCAGAATACCACCAACTTCCATCTTCAACAATACCTCTGATTGTACCGAAAATGATAAAAGAACTCTCCTAGGCAAGggacattttaaaatttgttaacaatattcataaaagaacaaatatgaaaCTTGTTTTTTTCTGTTCATTGGTGTATAAAATAAACACAACTAACTCAATAAATGACAACCTCATTGTTATCTTGGAGCTCTTCAATAGTACATCTCTAGTTAAGCGCATGAAATCATCTTTCAAGGAAACAACTTTACCCTCATTTGCAATAAACAGTGGTTGGGTACCTTTGACACCTTGCTCAATCATACTAACAAAAAAATGATGCAAATACATGTACTTATTACTCTAGATTGGCTGTATCTCaataatagaaacaaaaacagTGAAATAAACCATGCTATCCTCCGCCTAAATTCAACAACTTCAGAAAGATCAggattaaataatatttgattgGCATACATCACATTTTGGAGACTTACTTGTCCTACACAGCAATACTGAAAGAGTCTAGCAAAATTCATGGGAGACAACACTTAGAGTAGCAATAAGGAAATGTATAGAAATTAAACAATGTACCCCTAAAGAACTTGACTTTCGCAAGTTGAATGACAACAACAGGCTACTCCACATAGCCAGAGGCTAGGAAATGATTTACTTGATTAATATAGTCCCCAAACAATACACAACGCATTGTGAGACTAAAActcaaaagatgaaaaagaatgaaacagaaaataagaaaaaaagataattcaaagataaaaagaaaCCACCATAAATGACTGAATCAACATACTCTTTTGAAGTTAATTCCAGCACAATCATTTTCACGATTTTTTCCTCTTTTGcatattctttctcttctcccacTGAAGTTAAAAGACCAATAACATCTGTTCTAAATAAACACAACCTATTAAATATTCAAACAATTCGTTAAAAAAACTTGAATAAAAGAATAGCACAATAATATACATACCAACCAAAAAATTATAATCTTTGGTCATGTTCAGCAAGTCAGAAAAAAGAAACAGGTTGAAACAAGTCTTTGGGATAACATCTTCATCAACAGCTACAACAGTGGTTCGATGAAGGAAAACCAATTTGAATTCATGAGAAGTTACTCTATAACTACCATGATTTGACACAACAGTAAAGTATGCCATTTTATAAACTTAACCTTCAACTATATGATCCCTAAACTTATTAAGAAGTTGTTTCTTAACTGTAGCGTGAATGTTTTTCACACTGGAAATAAATgcaacaaaaaaacaaaatcagATTAGtgaaaaacataattttaagttgaaaacttaaaaaaaaacaactaaCACCATATTTAAAACAATAGCTAATAGGGACTAACATGCTCATCAAAGAGAATCATCTCCATTGAGTTAGGAACCTCATGGTTACCAAAAGAGGGCACAACCCAAAGCCTTAAAACTCTAACTTTCAGCCTCCAAACCTCTCTAGGAGAATGTATCTTAGAAATCATATCAAATAGATGAagatataaatacataaaatgtGGAATAAACATAACCTAggaaaaaatagaagacaacAGAATGTCTGTGCATTGAATGTGGTTCACCAACCATccttttatagaaaaaatttagGGCACAAGACTCaccttaattttttaattcaaattgaaCATGAAAATAGAGGTTAAAAGAAAACCCCATTCTATATGCATCTCCATTCAATGGCATAGGGAGAACTAATCACACGAtggaaatatgataaaaaaaaaacaaaaaaaatagtcaaagTTTAAAGAATTCAAGAAATAAGGACCAAAAAAGAAGATACCACACAATGCCTAATACAGTGTACCTACATATCATTGGACCATAGAGAAAACAGTCATCAACTACCCCAAATACTAATTCTACTCACGGCAATGAGAGTTAGTAAATGTATTAGGTAAACATAGGTTCCAAACAGTAAATGaatgtgaaaaaaattataggCACACATCAATAAAATCCTGTCAATCACATCAACACTCATGAAATAGATTAGATAGAAACCCCATACCTTGATAATGATTCCCACATTTATAATGAAGAATATATGGCACAACATGATTATGTCTCCAGAGGACATTTTCAAGGGAAGATAACCTGCTGGATGGATTTCTCTTAGGAAGAAGGAATTTGCTAGCTAGACAAACAGTACCGTGATGCCATTTTAGTGGCACAAGCATGTTCCTTTCTCAATGAAGCTCTTAAATTCAGGTCAAGCAGCTGTAGTTCTATGCAAGAGGTGAAATATACAATAGTTTATgcataactaattaaaaaatgaaatgcaaTTGAGTTGACTAACCAAAGGTTTCATCAAAATGCAAAGAAATGACCAAGAACCTATCAATCAATTCCTGTCAATCACATCACCACTCATGAAATAGATTTGATAGAAACCTCATACCTTGATAAGGATTCCCATATTTTCAATGAAGAATATATGGCAGAACATGATTAGGTGTGCAGAAGATATTTTCAAGGGAAGATAACCTGCTTCATGGATTTCTCTTTGAAGGAGGGGATTTGCTAGTTAGACAAACAGTACTGTGATGCCATCTTAGTGTCACAAAGCCCATTCTTTTCTCAATTAAACTATTAAATGCAGGACAAACAGTTTTATGTCTATGCAACAgctgaaatataaaataattttcacataaacaataaaaaaaatgaaatacaatTTAGTGAATAACAGAAGATttcatcaaataaaaatataaataaatgacCAAGAAACTATCAATCAATTTCTTTCAATCACATCACCACTCATACAATAGATTAGGTACAAACCCTATACTTTGATAATAATTCACATAAGCCACATGCAACCAGCAATTCACTTTATGTGAAGTTAAGGAATTTCttgaatatgaacaaaaaaattggattcataaccaataaaaaaaatgaaatgcaatTGAATTGACTAACCAAGGGTTTCattaaaatgcaaataaatgaCCAAAAAACTATCAATCAATTCCTCTCAATCACATCACCACTCATGAAATAGATTAGATAAAAACCCTATACATTGATAAGGATTCTCACATTTTCAGTGAAGGATATATGGCAGAACATCATTATGTGTGCAGAAGACATTTTCAAGGAAAGATAACACAGGACTGTGATGCCATCTTTGTGTCACAACACCCATTTATTTCTCAATGAAGCTATTGAATTCAGCGCAAACAACTTTATGTCTATAAAATACAAGAgatgaaatataaaatagtttttattaaaaaaatacaaaaataaaattaaacaatataaCAAACAATTCAAATAGATTATTGAATAAGAATGGAAATGGAAATGCAAAACTCGAATAGGAGAGGGTGAATCTATAAACTCACTTTGCTAGAAAAACTCTGCGAATCACATCATCACTGAGGAATTAGATCAGGTAGAAACCCCATATCTAGACAATAATTCACAAAACCAAATCCATGATCcataaatataagaaaatataagtagaaattttatctttgtaatcattataaaatccaaaaaattgataaaatagaCAAACCACATGCAACAAAAAATTCAACAgctagcaaaagaaaaatgataatcAAATTAATACCAAATTGCAAACAATgaaatgaagaagatgaatctaatTCGTAGACCATATTCAAATTAACAGCAACTTCCAAAGAATGTAAAAAAGAACATGAATTCAGAAACATACGAAGTCAGAAAGACAATTCACAAATTAGCATATTCACAAACCCTAGACAGTAAAATCTGGATTAACTGTGTAAGAGATATGAAATTTGATCACAAGGATATACACataataaaggaaaagaaaaatgatgaaGAGAAAAACAGGTTTGGAACTAAAGGGACCAGAAGAGTATACCTGATTGATTGATTGCAGATCTTCAATTTGAGACTTTATGGAAAAATTTCTAACCTGCGATGAACGACGAGGAAGTAAAGTCCCGAGAAACAAAGGCTGTAGACAATGTTTGGTagggcaaagaaaagaaaattagaagatGAAGACAAAGGGACTAGGGTTCGATATGATGATTACCTGATCAACTAAATCCGTGAAAAAGGGAGTTTGCATGAAGAAATCGTGAGAAAAGACAGCTGGCGGCGAAAGCAAGAGGAGCACATGCACCCTTCCTGAGGAGAAGCCACGTTGGAGGAGAACGTCTACCTTAAATGTGTGCGGACCTGAAATGCGAAAACTCTCCACATCGGCGTATGCTATTgttaatgattttaaatttttaattgatgaTGATTTAAGTTATTGAAGAACCTAAAATTTATACCGTATGGTCATGCACTATTCTTAAGGATTACACTCTTTTAGTATTACCCAAAAACTAGCAAGATTATATACTGTATTATGTATATGTGTGTCTCATCCATGAGTAAAAGAAAATTCAAGGAAGGAACAAATAAAGAATGAAAGTTACTAGTGCAATCTTCTCAAAAGAAACATGCatgtgtctttttttttaaatgagtaTGTGTAATATATAGAATTGAACATGTTAGTGAGTGAAATAGAAGTTGAATTAATTTTAGATGATGTCTTGTGTCTAACttgacaagaaagaaaaaagtcatattgtgtaatttgataataaagacatttttattattaatttctttgtGCAAGtcttataacaaaaaaaaaggtatCTAAAGATATATCAGGTTACAGTTTTATTAGAGTTTTATGAAGGAGTTTggttttttttagttgaattgttTACTTGGTTTGTAGAGCTAAAGTTAAACTGAGATAGAtttgatattattaattatatgtaaataCTCAGGTGCAGATAATTTtatatgaagttgatagttgagagttgttaaatgataatttagttaaatttatcaaattatttaacaattttcaaCTATCAATTTCACATGAAGTTAACTACACgtaaattttcaatttcattataataatattgtttTTGTGTTTGTAATAAAGAAGTTAAAAATGTTCATCACTTATTTGTTACTTCTGATTTTTCATGGCAGGTTTTTTAATACTTTGAGAGTTGGATATCTATATTAATGAGAAAggtgaattcaaataaattgtTGATGGATTTCTTTGCCATTATTTGGTTTGGTAGGAAATGATATTTCAAAACAAAGCATTAGATGTTAAAAAAACTATTCTGAGATCGATAAAAGTTACAAAGATGGAACTAGTGCTAATTCTTAGAGTAATTAATGgcaatgttaaaaataatttacaaattggagaaaatattttttattttctcatgtACTCTATCTTGTTGTATTAAActcttttgttacaaaaaaaaatcttacagTATGAACTActcatttaaaataattagttacagaattttttcatatttaaaataattataattcttGACAAATgctaatttctttttaaaatcaatgcaAACATTTTTgtaaaacaatgaaaaaattatatatgtaccaaatttttgtataaataatacatgaaaaactcaaaaaaaaaatatatgttaaagggagaaataaaaaggagaagaaaaaggaaacaaaaagagaaaatatgcataaaaaaagacaaaacaaaaaaagaagaaaaaaataaattaaaaaaaaaatttaaaaaaaaggcttgattaaaaaatcttattcacTTAAAATGAATGGTAactaaatatgtttaaaaatatattaaaaattttgcaaaatctAAAACCGCTatacatgttaaaatatatatatatatgttaaaatataaaatacatatttaaaatatataaaacaacaCACATATAAGACACATATAACTAATATAATTTgttgactaattttttatataaaaatagcaCTTTTTATTATGACATAATATTGGTGATAAGAGCATGAGCGGTAATGATGGCGCGGCTGGAAGACCTTGGTGAAGAAACGAAGAAACGACAACAACGATGCAAATCTAAGACAGAAGATGGAAGGTGATGACGGTTGTCAATGGAGGAAAGTGAGTTTCTGATGATGAGCCATGGAGATGGAGgctaaaatatatacaataaaaatttgatGGCAATAAtgataattgttattattagttctaaaaattaaaattaaatttttaaaatattacttgaattgaaaattatgataaaaatatatattttttaatatttgtaaaaaattcaatttttcctTAAAATTTAGTTTACATATATCAATTTTATTCCTAATATTTTTCAGGCTTTAGTTCTATCCTTATTTcttaaatctttaaaaatctaataaattattattttattggtgAATTCTACCCAACCCCCTCTAAAATATCATGTAAGTTACCCTTCAGGATGTGTCATACTTTAATTGGTTATTATCTTAACTATAGTtaggttattttgtaatttattagtTGATCTACTATCTCTCACGCAATCTCTTTCTACAGTGCATCATTCTTGAATGAGTCGTTGAATTCCCATGGCTTGTAACTTTCCTGTTCTTCCTAATATAGCCAGCGCCGACTTCATTACTATCTCCTGTCCTCtaactcaatatttttttttgccgTGGATCACTCCTTACCAACATAATTAATGGTTAGTtcggttattaaattttttcattaaaaataatatatagaatatatattcatatgtaaaatataatataataaaataaatctattcagagtattaaaagtataattaaaatcaggaatatacaaatataataataaaatttgtactctaaacaagtaaatatatcttttatcatacataaattattttaaaaaatataaattgttaaaattaataacacaaatttaaaatgataaaatttaactttcttgcaagtattttttatagtatttttaatttttaatttattaatattttattatttaattaatgattaaacaaattattttcatgagaaatcatttttttataattttaaagaagagACCAATATAAANNNNNNNNNNNNNNNNNNNNNNNNNNNNNNNNNNNNNNNNNNNNNNNNNNNNNNNNNNNNNNNNNNNNNNNNNNNNNNNNNNNNNNNNNNNNNNNNNNNNNNNNNNNNNNNNNNNNNNNtaaaaaatacaataagaaaattggattttattattttaaatttgtattattaattttaataatatatttattttttaaataatttatgtatgataaaaaatatctttatttggagtacaaattttattattatatttatatgttcataattttaaatatacttttaagtattttgaatagatttattttatcatattatattttacatatgaatatatattccatcatgtaattaaataaagatatattttttaatgaaaaaaatttaataactgaACTAACCATTAATGATGATGTTGGTAAGAAGTGATTCATGGGTCATGGCCAaaaaagggaattgagtgagAGGACAAGAGATAAAAATGAAGTCGACACTGGCTATACTGGGAAGAACGGGGAAATTACGAGCCATGGGAATTCAATGACCCGTTAAGAAATGATGTAATGTAGAAAGAAATTGCGTGAGAACGTGCTTCAATTAACGGggtagaattttaatattttaaaaaattatacaattatccatctaaaataataaattacaaaataacccaACTAAAGTATGAAATGGTAACTTACATGTTATTTCAGAGGAAGTTTGGTAGAATTCACCTATTTTATTTGCCTATTTTACGCTAACCTTATTCTTCCTCCTCTCCCTCAACAAAAACCACAGCACGACCACTTAAATTTAGAAGAGCAATTAGATCATATGtacgtaaaaattaattattaaaattaattgttaatataaaatatatattgaatataaatatatattaaaaataaattaaataaataacatattttttttctccattttgacatactaataattaatttattgcgGATCGAAATTCAAAACTTTATCTaaagtataaataatatttttgttaaaaaaatactaaaatattataacaatatttattgttttttattattatttttaattattaatctaattcttttaatttaataatatattttagtttatacttttaaatataaataattaattaatagctAAAAAACAATAACTTCGAATAGAGTCCTAGCATtattctatttaaaattttaaactacaCTTTAGAAATCGTTAACGGGAATAAACCGTTGTGACGGTTATCCCCAACCACCACCAATTGCAACCTTTCAAACTCTATTTAAAGGCCACGGCATCATGAGTAATAGTTACCTGTATTTCTTTCCTCACTTCAATTTTTGGAACTAAATATCTGTATTCTATTGTATCTATCCATTAATTTTGAAGTGCCGCAAAATCATGAGGCAGCCAGAAGTATGGGGTCAAGCCTCCGTTGTAATATTTTGTACCATCGCAGGGATACTTTTGTTGGGTCCATTCTTTATGGGTACGGTTTCTCCGCCGCAAATTCCATTGCTTTCGCTATACCCTCTTGTTCTTGCTGCCATACTCATATTCCTTATAATATTCTCCACTTGATTATTACTACTTCAATTCAATGCCTTTCCAATTTGTAATTCAACTTTATATATAGATTCATCCATGGCCGAAACtagcttttattttaatttgttgtgtATATATACGGTGTAAACTATGTTTTTGGGTTTAATGTTCTATTGAACTTTTGTAATTATGTATAGTCATTTATATTAGGCCATGCAtctgtcttttttattttgttatttttaattaattaattcctttgtgcagtattttattttttaagtgtaAATATAATGAAATCGTTCTTCTGatgaatttattatattttgattcANNNNNNNNNNNNNNNNNNNNNNNNNNNNNNNNNNNNNNNNNNNNNNNNNNNNNNNNNNNNNNNNNNNNNNNNNNNNNNNNNNNNNNNNNNNNNNNNNNNNNNNNNNNNNNNactttttcataattattattatcattaattatTTGGTAGAAAGATTATttgagaaataataaaaaataaattttaatagtctAAAATGATCttatttaaattcattaattattattaaaataattgtatgatcttattttaataattgtaTTATTACAACAAATATATACTTACAAATGttagatatatataaaattatgaatacaaaataattttagatgttgTCTCCTTGCTATGTGACatgaattcaaattaaatttgtttttatatCTCGTTTTTATTTACTCACGGACAAAGAGTCTAAAAGCGAttaatttttcactttttacttTTACAAATTTTATCACATTAGAAGgttgattttgataattatagGATGAATAAGATACtccttaaaaataaattaatattttcatatgaataattataattttgcaGGGAAATTTTCCATGAATTATATTGTTGCTACTCATTAAACTATAGATACCATCAACTTTTTTATTGTCAATACCACCAAGTGTTAATAACTGTATACATGTAACGCCACTAACGTAACTGCCTCGAACTACCAttagacttttttttatttaattttggaaATAATTCCCCAGTATGATctattgttgtttttgttttttttgtgaaTGAGCAAattggaaaagtctaggggccagcaatttttctaaaatttggcCAACATGTAATCAGCAAAGAAAAAtgagtcattggatgaaatctaataccaatctcacaccattaaaatcatcattgataacTATTTGATGgttacaaatcacaaaagttaCTGGCCCCTAGCACTCCTCTGTcctgattattttgatttacgAATCAACTAGaaaagttaaaattatttatgaatAACTGCTGTAACACTGTCTGTatatgcattaaaattaaattcatatgaatattGTTACGGATCCGGCCCACGGATCCCGGACCCATGTCCGAACCCGAACCCGGCTTACCGGGTCAACCCATTTTCATCTCTCTAGAAAGCCCCACACCGGCTCTCTAGAGCTCCTAACCAACTTTTGAATTTAAACGCCCCTCTTATCTTAGCCAGATAAGATGAAGATAAGATATTCACCATCACCTATAAATAAGAGGACCCAGATCCCTCCAGGTAATCATTCATTCCTCGCACCTTATACCTCTTAGATCCAtcctgacttgagcgtcggagtgtctttgcaggtacctcccCTCCTCTCCATCTGGACAATCCAACATCTGACTCGTCCCGCGGGTTCCCGATCCTCCTACTATATCGTATCAGAAGCATTCtgtacattggcgccgtctgtggggacctGCGGCAATCAGACCGGATGGAGGGCATCCTAGAGGATAACCCATCAAGCCAGGACGACTCCCAACCGCGTCGTCCGATCTCAGAACACCATGAAACCACAAACCAAGCAAAAATAGCAAGCACCATCCACCACGCAAACGAACACGTCACGACGGACCCGCAACATCCTGAGAAAGCCAGAGACAAAGCGGCACAAATCATCCAGGAGCTCTGTCTCCGGGTCCAAGAACTTGAAGGCAAGTTAAACGACAGAGAAAAACGAAATAACGAGCACGGAAGCCATGCAACTTCCAGGTCAAGATCCCACC from Arachis duranensis cultivar V14167 chromosome 4, aradu.V14167.gnm2.J7QH, whole genome shotgun sequence encodes:
- the LOC110279829 gene encoding uncharacterized protein LOC110279829 — encoded protein: MAYFTVVSNHGSYRVTSHEFKLVFLHRTTVVAVDEDVIPKTCFNLLCLFRTDVIGLLTSVGEEKEYAKEEKIVKMIVLELTSKDMIEQGVKGTQPLFIANEGKVVSLKDDFMRLTRDVLLKSSKITMRRVLLSFSVQSEVLLKMEVGGILLVCEKGIYPQNGAYYCDFCVKHITNVTPKFKIKIILEDYSGKGIFVLFDREASYLFKKSCVDLFTEVQKDASVDTKGVGFDKFFGTFRVRRVCDDSTIIAMFKLPDYDTDDESTPKKPDVSGGIEVAALINDENEKVEKTPKNDILSDDFSFELDILLSSPVKETQEVFSQVLNACSHYGEKVIHKDHVVTSKGKKNLNPQFDEAANDANGRGSNIAKVDGV